Proteins encoded by one window of Perca fluviatilis chromosome 13, GENO_Pfluv_1.0, whole genome shotgun sequence:
- the LOC120571607 gene encoding toll-like receptor 13 isoform X2 — MSVMGSQSLFFQSSLILYLSALLAFNFNPLLAYSLKNCTVDYSNNVTWVECTARGLAAVPDDIPRSAVSLYLNSNCISKINTTDLSGLSKLRYLQMENNCISQIDDGAFADMELLELDLGTNNLQSLTDHMFQGLWALITLSVEKNNITYISPLAFKSLISLRTLAIRYNRLHQMTDIAPILQLPNISELILDFNNFASFQSDDLPLTFNKSNLKALWMIGNPLTKFSIERDAFPNLQQIHLTAETGFEWHVPDPMFLRRLTSLDFFVFNVSREMYRAVLKSAESVQDLSLSYMETERDRDLVDVACQVPPLKSLHLSGNNFVSINVTFLQSCSRVIWLDLSYNSLEELCEFSLGSMKQLRRLDLQNNLLPRVPLGVRGLETLEILDLSLNVISELGCSDFLNLTRLVNLNLNGNRISTVKGCVFQGLNDLKVLNIRENEVHLLVDFYKVNLQKLEVLDLNMNKLKQLKTGDFRDLTSLRSLNLESNAYYVAHEGAFEGLDNLETLSVTPFCYEISYISMIFTGMEHLQNLQLHLTSLFESTRTRESNETHFHVVPLPFLKSFAIQNYDWRHEISPDFLRGLKSLEYFAADRFFTASPHPDTFKYTPHLTSLQITQSDLQVLNSQVFQPIPNLQALSLSGNKLRSLDFLSQVNLSLLRWLTLRENQLTVINETVFQSLPALTYLDLFGNPFTCNCSNAGFIQWVKNNNQTQVVNAYQYTCSFPLAEQGHKLLDFDILSCWMDISFLCFLSSTCLVVLTLLASFIYHFLRWQLVYAYHLFWAFLYDSRKRKSGARHRYDAFISYNVDDEAWVYQEMLPALEGEQGWRLCLHHRDFQPGKPIVDNITDAIYGSRKTICVITRRYLQSEWCSREIQMARAV, encoded by the coding sequence ATGTCGGTGATGGGAAGTCAGTCTCTGTTCTTTCAGAGTTCCCTCATCTTATATCTGTCCGCTCTGCTTGCTTTTAACTTTAACCCCTTGCTGGCTTACTCGCTGAAAAACTGCACCGTGGATTACTCTAACAACGTGACTTGGGTCGAGTGCACGGCTCGTGGCCTCGCCGCCGTTCCAGATGACATTCCCAGAAGTGCAGTATCTCTGTATCTCAACTCCAATTGCATTTCAAAGATAAACACGACAGATTTGAGCGGTTTATCAAAGCTCAGATACTTACAAATGGAAAATAACTGCATTTCCCAGATTGACGATGGAGCTTTTGCAGACATGGAGTTATTAGAGCTTGACTTGGGGACAAACAACCTCCAAAGCTTAACGGACCACATGTTTCAGGGACTGTGGGCATTGATTACTTTGTCCGTGGAGAAAAACAATATCACGTACATCTCCCCGCTGGCCTTTAAGTCTCTAATCAGCTTACGGACATTAGCTATAAGATATAACCGCCTGCATCAAATGACCGATATCGCGCCGATCTTACAACTACCAAACATAAGTGAACTAATCCTTGATTTTAACAACTTTGCGTCCTTTCAGTCAGACGATTTGCCTTTGACTTTTAATAAATCAAACCTTAAGGCGCTGTGGATGATTGGCAATCCACTGACAAAGTTCAGTATTGAAAGAGACGCGTTTCCGAATCTTCAGCAGATCCATTTAACTGCCGAGACCGGCTTTGAGTGGCACGTACCGGACCCGATGTTTCTGAGGAGGCTAACTTCTTTGGATTTTTTTGTATTCAATGTTAGCCGAGAGATGTACAGAGCGGTGTTGAAGAGTGCGGAGTCAGTGCAGGATCTGTCTCTGAGCTATATGGAGACTGAGCGAGATAGAGATCTGGTGGATGTTGCTTGCCAAGTTCCCCCTTTAAAAAGTCTTCATTTGAGCGGAAATAACTTTGTCAGCATAAATGTAACATTTCTTCAGTCGTGCTCTCGTGTTATTTGGCTGGATTTATCGTATAATTCTCTAGAAGAGCTGTGCGAGTTTTCACTCGGATCGATGAAACAGCTCAGAAGACTGGACTTGCAAAACAACTTGCTGCCTCGAGTGCCTCTGGGCGTCAGAGGCCTCGAAACTCTCGAAATCCTGGATCTGAGTTTGAATGTCATCAGTGAACTAGGCTGCTCTGACTTCCTAAATCTGACACGATTAGTGAATCTAAATCTCAACGGCAATCGCATTTCAACAGTCAAGGGGTGTGTTTTTCAAGGCTTGAATGATTTGAAAGTGCTAAACATCAGAGAAAATGAAGTTCACTTACTTGTCGATTTCTACAAAGTGAATTTACAGAAACTAGAAGTTTTAGATTTGAACATGAATAAGTTGAAGCAGCTCAAAACAGGCGACTTTAGAGACCTAACTTCCCTCAGGTCTTTGAATTTAGAGTCAAATGCATATTATGTTGCACATGAGGGGGCGTTTGAAGGACTTGACAATCTTGAAACCCTTAGTGTTACACCCTTTTGTTATGAAATATCTTACATATCAATGATTTTTACAGGAATGGAACACCTACAAAATCTCCAACTACATCTCACGTCTTTGTTTGAAAGCACAAGAACTCGTGAAAGCAACGAGACACATTTTCACGTTGTTCCGTTACCTTTCTTGAAGAGCTTTGCGATACAAAATTATGATTGGCGTCATGAAATCTCACCCGATTTTCTAAGGGGTCTGAAGTCGTTGGAGTACTTTGCGGCAGATAGATTCTTCACGGCGTCGCCTCACCCAGACACATTTAAATACACTCCCCACCTGACGAGTCTTCAGATAACTCAAAGTGATCTGCAAGTCCTCAACTCCCAAGTGTTTCAGCCAATCCCGAACTTGCAAGCTCTCAGTCTTTCCGGAAACAAACTCCGATCTTTGGATTTTCTCTCCCAGGTCAATCTGTCTTTACTCCGCTGGTTGACGCTGAGAGAGAACCAATTAACCGTGATCAATGAGACTGTCTTCCAGTCTCTCCCTGCACTAACATACCTCGATCTGTTTGGTAACCCTTTCACTTGTAATTGCTCTAATGCCGGCTTTATCCAATGGGTGAAGAACAACAACCAAACTCAGGTCGTTAACGCCTACCAGTACACTTGTTCCTTCCCTTTGGCTGAACAAGGACACAAGCTTCTGGACTTTGACATCCTATCCTGTTGGATGGACATAAGCTTCCTCTGCTTCCTTTCCAGCACTTGTCTGGTTGTTCTTACGCTCCTCGCATCCTTCATCTACCACTTTCTGAGGTGGCAGCTAGTCTACGCCTACCACCTCTTCTGGGCCTTCCTATATGACAGCAGGAAGAGAAAGTCAGGAGCTCGTCATCGCTACGACGCCTTCATCTCCTACAATGTTGACGACGAGGCCTGGGTTTACCAAGAGATGCTTCCGGCGCTGGAAGGAGAGCAGGGCTGGAGACTCTGTCTGCACCACAGAGACTTCCAACCAG